Proteins co-encoded in one Pseudorhizobium banfieldiae genomic window:
- the puuD gene encoding urate hydroxylase PuuD — translation MYEYAVAWEWLSFAARWLHVITAIAWIGSSFYFIALDLGLVKRPHLPVGAYGEEWQVHGGGFYHIQKYLVAPAQMPEHLTWFKWESYMTWLSGFLMLAIVYYAGADLFLIDSHVIELSQWQAIGLSVASLGVGWIIYDQLCKSPIGKNTWGLMAVLYAVLVAMAWGYTQVFTGRAAFLHLGAFTATIMSANVFFIIIPNQKIVVADLIAGRTPDPKYGVIAKQRSLHNNYLTLPVIFFMLSNHYPLAFATEFNWIIAALVFLMGVTIRHWFNTTHARKGRPTWTWLVTLLIFIAIMWLSTVPKVLTGETENAALSPLQQKFASNAHFDAARDVVLSRCSMCHAAEPVWDGVNFPPKAVKLETDREIAAHAREIYIQAGRSHAMPPGNITEISAEERQLLAAWYESTVSQ, via the coding sequence ATGTATGAATATGCCGTGGCCTGGGAATGGCTGTCGTTCGCCGCACGCTGGCTGCACGTAATCACCGCCATCGCCTGGATCGGCTCGTCCTTCTACTTTATCGCGCTCGATCTCGGGCTGGTGAAGCGGCCGCACCTTCCGGTCGGCGCCTATGGCGAGGAGTGGCAGGTGCATGGCGGCGGCTTCTATCACATCCAGAAATACCTGGTGGCGCCGGCGCAGATGCCGGAGCACCTGACGTGGTTCAAGTGGGAAAGCTACATGACATGGCTTTCCGGCTTCCTGATGCTGGCAATCGTCTACTATGCCGGGGCCGACCTCTTCCTGATCGACAGCCATGTGATCGAGCTTTCCCAGTGGCAGGCGATCGGCCTATCCGTCGCTTCGCTCGGCGTCGGCTGGATCATCTACGACCAGCTCTGCAAGTCGCCGATCGGCAAGAACACCTGGGGCCTGATGGCGGTCCTCTACGCGGTGCTGGTGGCCATGGCCTGGGGCTATACCCAGGTCTTCACCGGCCGCGCCGCCTTCCTCCATCTCGGCGCCTTCACTGCCACCATCATGTCGGCGAACGTCTTCTTCATCATCATCCCGAACCAGAAGATCGTTGTGGCCGACCTGATCGCCGGACGGACGCCGGACCCGAAATACGGCGTCATCGCCAAGCAGCGCTCGCTGCACAACAACTACCTGACGCTTCCCGTCATCTTCTTCATGCTGTCGAACCATTACCCGCTGGCGTTCGCGACGGAGTTCAACTGGATCATCGCGGCGCTGGTCTTCCTGATGGGAGTGACGATCCGTCACTGGTTCAACACGACCCATGCAAGGAAGGGCAGGCCGACCTGGACCTGGCTCGTGACGCTGCTCATCTTCATCGCCATCATGTGGCTTTCGACCGTGCCGAAGGTGCTGACCGGGGAGACCGAGAATGCAGCACTGTCCCCCTTGCAGCAGAAGTTCGCATCGAACGCCCATTTCGACGCCGCCCGGGACGTTGTGCTGTCCCGCTGTTCCATGTGCCACGCGGCTGAACCCGTCTGGGACGGCGTGAACTTCCCGCCGAAGGCCGTGAAGCTGGAGACCGACCGGGAGATTGCCGCACACGCCCGCGAGATATACATCCAGGCCGGCCGGAGCCACGCCATGCCGCCCGGCAACATTACAGAGATTTCGGCGGAGGAGCGCCAGTTGCTCGCCGCCTGGTATGAAAGCACAGTTTCGCAATGA
- the guaD gene encoding guanine deaminase → MTKTLIRGRLLTFKRAPMSLTDTESYAYEHDGGLLIEDGIFAAIGDYADIKAQAAQDTHEIDHRPHLILPGLIDTHLHFPQMQVIASYAGSLLEWLNTYTFHEECRFVESDHAARIATRFYDEMIRHGTTTAAAYCSVHKASADAYFAEAMKRGMCMVGGKVMMDRNAPQGLLDTPQMSYEETRAVIEQWHGKGRNHVAITPRFAITSTPEQMQAAQALAQEFPDLHIQTHLSENLDEIRYTCELYPEAKDYTDIYARYGLLGAKTLLGHAIHLSDREADVLSETGSVAVHCPTSNLFIGSGLFPLNAIRRRNKPVRVAVATDIGGGSSYSMLRTMDEAYKIQQVLGQRLNPLDSFHLMTRGNAEALSLVDRIGTLEVGTDADLVVLNAAATPAMALRLETVTTLPEELFLLQTMGDDRAVAETYVAGKAMKQGLEPNLGA, encoded by the coding sequence ATGACGAAGACCCTGATCCGCGGCCGCCTGCTAACCTTCAAACGCGCGCCGATGAGCCTGACCGACACCGAGAGCTATGCCTATGAGCATGACGGCGGGCTGCTGATCGAGGACGGCATCTTCGCCGCCATCGGAGATTATGCGGACATCAAGGCGCAGGCGGCCCAGGACACCCATGAGATCGACCACCGGCCGCATCTCATCCTGCCCGGATTGATCGACACGCACCTGCACTTTCCGCAGATGCAGGTGATCGCCTCCTATGCCGGCAGCCTTCTGGAATGGCTCAACACCTATACCTTCCATGAGGAATGCCGCTTCGTCGAAAGCGACCATGCGGCCCGCATCGCCACCCGTTTCTACGACGAGATGATCCGCCACGGCACGACGACGGCCGCCGCCTATTGCTCGGTTCACAAGGCATCTGCCGACGCCTATTTCGCCGAGGCGATGAAGCGCGGCATGTGCATGGTCGGCGGCAAGGTGATGATGGACCGCAACGCCCCGCAGGGCCTGCTCGACACGCCACAGATGAGCTATGAGGAGACGCGTGCGGTGATCGAGCAATGGCATGGCAAGGGGCGCAACCACGTCGCCATCACACCGCGCTTCGCCATCACCTCCACGCCGGAGCAGATGCAGGCCGCCCAGGCGCTGGCACAGGAATTCCCGGATCTCCACATCCAGACGCATCTTTCGGAGAACCTCGACGAAATCCGATATACGTGCGAGCTTTATCCGGAGGCGAAGGACTATACCGACATCTATGCGCGCTACGGCCTGCTGGGCGCAAAGACGCTGCTCGGACACGCCATCCACCTCTCCGACCGCGAGGCAGACGTCTTGAGCGAGACGGGATCGGTCGCCGTCCACTGCCCGACATCCAACCTCTTCATCGGCTCCGGCCTCTTCCCGCTGAACGCCATCCGCCGGCGGAACAAGCCGGTGCGGGTGGCGGTAGCAACCGATATCGGCGGCGGCTCGAGCTATTCCATGCTGCGCACGATGGACGAGGCCTACAAGATCCAGCAGGTCCTTGGGCAGCGGCTGAACCCGCTGGACAGCTTCCACCTGATGACCCGCGGCAACGCCGAGGCGCTATCGCTCGTGGACCGGATCGGAACGCTGGAGGTCGGCACGGACGCCGACCTCGTGGTGCTCAACGCAGCCGCGACGCCGGCCATGGCGCTGAGGCTGGAGACGGTCACCACCCTGCCGGAGGAGCTTTTCCTGCTGCAGACCATGGGGGACGACCGGGCGGTGGCGGAGACCTATGTCGCGGGCAAGGCGATGAAGCAAGGCCTTGAACCCAATTTGGGAGCATGA
- a CDS encoding type II toxin-antitoxin system HigB family toxin, with product MKAALDSWFHEASKAEWRSSADIKKRYVHASIINAERVVFNIKGNDYRLITSVDFGRATVWIKWIGTHGDYDRIDAATVEHD from the coding sequence TTGAAGGCGGCGCTGGATTCCTGGTTTCATGAAGCAAGCAAGGCGGAGTGGCGATCATCCGCCGACATCAAGAAGCGATACGTCCATGCAAGCATCATCAATGCGGAACGCGTCGTGTTCAACATCAAGGGAAATGACTATCGGCTGATCACCTCGGTGGATTTCGGACGAGCCACAGTATGGATCAAATGGATCGGAACACACGGTGATTATGACCGGATCGATGCCGCAACGGTGGAACATGACTGA
- a CDS encoding helix-turn-helix domain-containing protein, which yields MTEIRPIRSEGDYQQAMTLLETLWGAETGTPEGDRLDLLVTLIDIYESARHPIDLPDPVDAILFRMEQQGLTRKDLEPVLGSRGRVAEILNRKRPLSLEMIRRLNAELDIPAEVLIQPIRPAKSAA from the coding sequence ATGACTGAGATTAGACCCATCCGCAGTGAAGGCGATTACCAGCAGGCAATGACGCTCCTCGAGACCCTGTGGGGGGCCGAAACCGGAACGCCGGAGGGCGACAGGCTCGACCTGCTAGTCACTCTGATCGATATCTACGAAAGCGCCCGCCACCCCATCGATCTGCCTGATCCTGTCGATGCTATCCTGTTCCGCATGGAACAGCAGGGACTTACCCGCAAGGATCTGGAGCCTGTCCTCGGCAGCCGCGGGAGGGTTGCGGAAATCCTCAACCGGAAACGTCCCCTTTCCCTTGAGATGATCCGCCGCCTCAACGCCGAGTTGGATATCCCAGCAGAAGTGCTGATCCAGCCCATCCGGCCAGCCAAGTCGGCTGCGTAA
- a CDS encoding alpha-hydroxy acid oxidase, with protein MSKPLTIADLKTRARRRVPKMFFDYADSGSWTEGTYRANEEDFSKVKLRQRVLVDMTNRSLATTMAGQDASMPVALAPTGLCGMQHADGEMLAAKAAEEFGVPFTLSTMSICSIEDVASVTSKPFWFQLYVMKDRDFINNLIDRAKAANCSALMLTLDLQILGQRHKDLRNGLSAPPKWTVHHGIQLATKPFWCMDMLRTKRRGFGNIVGHAKNVSDLSSLSSWTAEQFDPQLSWKDVAWIKERWGGKLILKGILDEEDARAAAESGADAIVVSNHGGRQLDGALSSISMLPRIVDAVGDKIEVHLDGGIRSGQDVLKAVALGARGTYIGRPYLYGLGAMGKAGVTTALEIIRKEMDVTMALCGKRDIQTVDRSVIAETRF; from the coding sequence ATGTCCAAGCCGCTGACCATCGCCGACCTGAAGACGCGCGCCCGGCGCCGGGTGCCGAAGATGTTCTTCGACTATGCCGACAGCGGCTCCTGGACGGAGGGCACCTATCGCGCCAACGAGGAAGACTTCTCGAAGGTGAAGCTTCGCCAGCGGGTGCTGGTGGACATGACAAACAGGTCGCTGGCGACGACCATGGCGGGCCAGGATGCTTCCATGCCGGTGGCACTCGCGCCGACCGGGCTGTGCGGCATGCAGCATGCCGACGGCGAGATGCTGGCAGCCAAGGCGGCGGAAGAATTCGGCGTGCCGTTCACGCTCTCGACGATGTCGATCTGCTCGATCGAGGACGTCGCCTCCGTCACCTCAAAGCCCTTCTGGTTCCAGCTTTACGTGATGAAGGACCGCGACTTCATCAACAACCTGATCGACCGCGCCAAGGCAGCAAACTGCTCGGCGCTGATGCTGACGCTCGACCTGCAGATTCTCGGCCAGCGCCACAAGGACCTGCGCAACGGTCTCTCCGCACCGCCGAAGTGGACCGTCCATCATGGCATCCAGCTGGCCACCAAGCCCTTCTGGTGCATGGACATGCTGCGCACCAAGCGCCGCGGCTTCGGCAACATCGTTGGTCACGCCAAGAACGTCTCCGACCTCTCCTCGCTCTCCTCCTGGACGGCGGAACAGTTCGACCCGCAGCTGTCCTGGAAGGATGTCGCCTGGATCAAGGAGCGTTGGGGCGGCAAGCTGATCCTCAAGGGCATCCTCGACGAGGAAGATGCGCGGGCGGCGGCCGAGAGCGGCGCGGACGCGATCGTCGTTTCCAATCACGGTGGCCGGCAGTTGGACGGTGCGCTGTCATCGATCAGCATGCTGCCGCGCATCGTAGACGCTGTCGGCGACAAGATCGAGGTGCATCTCGATGGCGGCATCCGTTCCGGCCAGGACGTGCTGAAGGCGGTGGCGCTTGGCGCCCGCGGCACCTATATCGGCCGCCCCTATCTCTATGGGCTCGGAGCCATGGGCAAGGCCGGCGTGACGACGGCGCTGGAGATCATCAGAAAGGAGATGGACGTGACCATGGCGCTCTGCGGCAAGCGGGACATCCAGACGGTGGACCGCAGCGTGATCGCCGAGACGCGGTTCTGA
- a CDS encoding DUF3606 domain-containing protein gives MSQTNRGRAQDRARVAAGQDHELRYEADKEGVSKADVKDAVHEVGNSRNKVEQKLEEGR, from the coding sequence ATGAGCCAGACAAACCGTGGTCGCGCACAGGACAGGGCCCGCGTCGCCGCCGGCCAGGATCATGAACTGCGCTATGAAGCCGACAAGGAAGGCGTGTCGAAAGCCGACGTCAAGGACGCCGTGCATGAGGTCGGCAACAGCCGAAACAAGGTAGAGCAGAAGCTGGAAGAGGGCCGCTGA
- a CDS encoding DUF1622 domain-containing protein → MDAAFGQLLHVTTRAIEVAGVAVIVIGMFFAAFNFLRARSREGAYHELRATLGRAILLGLELLVAADIINTVAIEPTLDSLAVLAGIVLIRTFLSFSLEVEIEGKWPWQQAKPSSGQSSGSSARTELVDRPH, encoded by the coding sequence ATGGATGCCGCATTTGGTCAGTTGCTGCATGTTACGACCCGCGCCATCGAGGTCGCAGGCGTGGCGGTGATCGTCATCGGAATGTTCTTCGCGGCCTTCAACTTCCTTAGGGCGAGATCGCGCGAGGGTGCCTATCATGAGCTGCGCGCCACGCTTGGCAGAGCCATCCTGCTGGGCCTGGAGCTCCTGGTGGCGGCGGACATCATCAACACCGTGGCCATCGAGCCGACCCTCGACAGCCTCGCCGTGCTGGCAGGCATCGTGCTGATCAGAACCTTCCTGAGTTTTTCGCTGGAGGTGGAGATCGAAGGAAAGTGGCCCTGGCAGCAAGCCAAGCCTTCATCCGGTCAATCCTCGGGAAGTTCCGCTCGGACCGAGCTTGTCGATCGTCCGCACTGA
- a CDS encoding thermonuclease family protein, with amino-acid sequence MASSRRKPQRRSGGRKKRTASGRGGSTWLWGGALIALVGGIAAYDNSADLRRFAGNLTGGVEQKVAARPSPSKAQQKPASKDPATVRPAAPVPPRGLASKEEKRQGAPQRQDALQTAAITPPAPIGRPAPQRPVPAALKRDGPSVTLGRHQTKFYLCGTAKQDDCVIAGDSFMFHGEKIRLAGIEVPDIDKPRCEAERIKASDAELRVRAFLDSGPFELVAAGADDADSKGRKVRAVMRNGVSLSDVLVREGLARKPGAPGGWC; translated from the coding sequence ATGGCCAGTTCCAGACGGAAGCCGCAGCGCAGAAGCGGCGGCAGGAAGAAGCGTACCGCAAGCGGCCGCGGCGGGTCCACATGGCTCTGGGGTGGAGCGCTGATCGCGCTCGTCGGAGGGATCGCCGCTTACGACAACTCTGCTGATCTGAGGCGCTTTGCAGGCAATCTGACGGGCGGCGTGGAGCAGAAGGTTGCAGCCCGACCATCGCCCTCGAAGGCGCAGCAGAAGCCGGCGTCGAAGGACCCCGCTACTGTTCGGCCGGCTGCACCCGTTCCACCGCGCGGCCTCGCCTCGAAGGAAGAGAAGCGGCAGGGTGCGCCCCAGCGCCAGGATGCGCTGCAGACGGCAGCCATCACCCCACCGGCGCCGATCGGCCGTCCGGCCCCGCAGCGTCCGGTACCCGCTGCCCTCAAGCGCGATGGGCCTTCCGTCACTCTCGGCCGCCACCAGACCAAGTTCTACCTTTGCGGCACCGCCAAGCAGGATGACTGCGTCATCGCTGGCGACAGCTTCATGTTCCATGGCGAGAAGATCCGCCTTGCGGGGATAGAGGTGCCCGATATCGACAAGCCCCGCTGCGAGGCGGAGCGGATCAAGGCAAGCGATGCGGAACTGCGGGTGCGGGCCTTTCTCGACTCTGGTCCCTTCGAACTGGTCGCTGCCGGAGCCGATGATGCCGATAGCAAGGGCCGCAAGGTACGCGCCGTGATGCGCAATGGTGTGTCGCTCTCCGACGTGCTGGTGCGCGAGGGGCTGGCCCGGAAACCCGGTGCGCCCGGTGGCTGGTGCTAG
- the uraH gene encoding hydroxyisourate hydrolase gives MTGLTTHVLDTARGVPAKGLKIDLYRVSGDVREKVKSVSTNSDGRVDDGPILADDTFKAGEYELVFHAGDYLRMTGHSLPEPAFLDVIPIRFGIADTTAHYHVPLLLSPFGYSTYRGS, from the coding sequence ATGACCGGCCTTACCACCCATGTCCTCGACACCGCCCGCGGCGTGCCAGCCAAGGGGCTGAAGATCGATCTCTATCGTGTCTCGGGGGATGTCCGCGAGAAGGTGAAGAGCGTCAGCACCAATTCCGACGGCCGCGTGGATGACGGCCCTATCCTCGCCGACGATACGTTCAAGGCGGGTGAATACGAGTTGGTGTTCCATGCCGGCGATTACCTGCGCATGACCGGCCACTCCCTACCGGAGCCTGCTTTCCTCGACGTCATCCCGATCCGCTTCGGCATCGCCGATACTACGGCGCACTACCATGTGCCGCTGCTGCTTTCCCCCTTCGGTTATTCCACTTACCGCGGCAGCTGA
- a CDS encoding ureidoglycolate lyase, producing MPQHLQIQLLTKAAFAPFGDVIEADPATVRLINNGTTERFHRLGTVETDGAGAIISLFRGQPRQFPYAIDMMERHPFGSQSFHPLSGRPFLVAVAEDVGSRPGEPKIFLARGDQGVNYRRNVWHHPLMVIGSPSDFLVVDRDRPENNLEELFYDTPYLISEPIP from the coding sequence ATGCCACAGCATCTCCAGATCCAACTCCTTACCAAAGCCGCCTTCGCCCCTTTCGGTGATGTCATTGAGGCCGACCCCGCCACGGTCCGCCTCATCAACAACGGCACCACGGAGCGCTTTCACCGCCTCGGCACAGTCGAGACGGATGGCGCGGGCGCCATCATCAGTCTGTTTCGCGGCCAGCCGCGGCAGTTCCCCTATGCAATCGACATGATGGAGCGGCATCCGTTCGGCAGCCAGAGCTTTCACCCGCTGTCGGGACGGCCCTTTCTCGTGGCGGTGGCGGAGGATGTCGGGAGCCGTCCTGGCGAACCGAAGATATTCCTCGCCCGCGGCGACCAAGGGGTCAACTACCGCCGCAATGTCTGGCATCATCCCCTGATGGTGATCGGATCGCCCAGCGACTTCCTGGTCGTCGACCGCGACCGGCCGGAAAACAATCTCGAAGAATTGTTCTACGACACGCCTTACTTGATCTCGGAGCCAATCCCATGA
- a CDS encoding HepT-like ribonuclease domain-containing protein, with translation MTADRLAGYIAQMNEAALKASDFLSGMGYDAFAADERTQMAVGMTLVLIGDAAARIMQHYPDFPVEHPEIPWNKIKGMRNVVVHDYYELDLPVVFETVQKALPDLVIQLDALRHWRPQGE, from the coding sequence ATGACTGCTGATCGCTTGGCGGGCTACATCGCGCAGATGAATGAGGCGGCGCTCAAGGCAAGCGACTTTCTCTCCGGCATGGGGTATGACGCTTTCGCTGCAGACGAGCGGACCCAGATGGCTGTCGGAATGACACTCGTTTTGATCGGTGATGCGGCCGCGCGGATCATGCAGCACTACCCTGATTTCCCAGTTGAGCATCCCGAGATCCCTTGGAACAAGATCAAGGGCATGCGCAATGTCGTCGTGCATGACTACTACGAGCTTGATCTGCCGGTTGTCTTTGAGACAGTACAGAAGGCATTGCCGGACCTGGTTATCCAACTTGACGCCCTTCGCCACTGGCGCCCGCAAGGCGAATGA
- a CDS encoding nucleotidyltransferase family protein, translating into MRPSEVLEKNREAIREATKRFNAANPRVFGSVARGEDKDGSDLDILVDALPGMTLLDLGGLQHELEQLFGGTKVDVATPGALRDRMRDRIMAEAKAI; encoded by the coding sequence ATGAGACCGTCCGAAGTCCTGGAGAAGAATCGCGAGGCGATCCGCGAAGCGACGAAGCGCTTTAACGCGGCGAACCCGCGCGTCTTCGGTTCCGTGGCGCGGGGGGAGGACAAGGATGGCAGCGATCTCGATATTCTCGTCGACGCACTGCCGGGTATGACATTGCTCGATCTTGGCGGCCTGCAGCATGAACTCGAGCAGCTTTTTGGTGGAACGAAGGTGGACGTAGCCACTCCCGGCGCTTTGCGCGACAGGATGCGCGATCGGATCATGGCGGAAGCAAAAGCCATATGA
- a CDS encoding HepT-like ribonuclease domain-containing protein translates to MSDERLHVYIGRMLSAAEKVISYTREMQREAFLADQRTQDAVIANIMAIGECAIKVLERYPQFIAEHPQIAWIDIRNMRNRIAHQYFQLDVDTIWQTANQVMPEFIEQLESLRHWRPQGE, encoded by the coding sequence ATGAGCGATGAACGACTTCACGTTTATATCGGGCGAATGCTCTCAGCTGCAGAAAAGGTCATCTCCTATACACGGGAGATGCAGCGAGAAGCGTTTTTGGCGGATCAACGAACGCAGGATGCCGTGATTGCCAACATCATGGCCATCGGCGAATGTGCCATAAAGGTTTTGGAGCGGTATCCGCAATTCATTGCGGAGCATCCCCAAATCGCTTGGATTGACATCCGCAACATGCGGAACCGTATCGCGCACCAATATTTCCAGCTCGATGTGGATACCATCTGGCAGACCGCCAATCAGGTGATGCCTGAGTTTATCGAGCAGCTCGAGTCTCTTCGCCATTGGCGTCCGCAGGGGGAATAG
- a CDS encoding nucleotidyltransferase family protein: MRPSEVLEKNREAIRRIVARRSLSNPRVFGSVLRGEDVPGSDLDILVDPSQDTSLLTLGGLEGDLSEALGIRVDVKVPGDFPPAERARIVSEAVAI, translated from the coding sequence ATGAGACCGTCCGAAGTCCTGGAGAAGAACCGCGAGGCGATCCGTCGGATCGTAGCGCGACGCAGTCTGTCGAACCCGCGCGTATTCGGTTCGGTCCTGCGCGGGGAAGACGTGCCGGGCAGCGATCTCGATATCCTCGTGGATCCGTCGCAAGACACCAGTTTACTTACTCTGGGCGGTTTGGAAGGTGATCTCTCCGAGGCGCTCGGCATCCGGGTCGATGTGAAGGTCCCAGGCGATTTTCCGCCAGCGGAACGAGCACGCATCGTGAGCGAAGCGGTCGCCATATGA
- the uraD gene encoding 2-oxo-4-hydroxy-4-carboxy-5-ureidoimidazoline decarboxylase, with the protein MTAREDFIARFGGVFEHSPFIAERAYDRGLIFVPLTARGVHQAMVSVFREASQEERLAVLRAHPDLAGKLAIAGELTEDSRQEQAGAGLDRLSPQEHARFTELNTAYTEKFGFPFIIAVKGLDKDDILGAFERRIGNSLEEEFETACAQVERIASLRLAALLPEG; encoded by the coding sequence ATGACCGCCCGCGAGGATTTCATCGCCCGCTTCGGCGGCGTGTTCGAGCATTCGCCCTTCATCGCGGAGCGCGCCTATGACCGCGGGCTGATCTTCGTACCGCTGACGGCAAGGGGTGTGCATCAGGCAATGGTGTCGGTCTTCCGCGAGGCTTCGCAGGAAGAGCGGCTCGCTGTCCTGCGGGCGCATCCGGATCTCGCGGGGAAGCTCGCCATTGCCGGTGAACTCACCGAAGACAGCCGTCAGGAACAGGCGGGCGCCGGCCTTGATCGCCTGAGCCCGCAGGAGCATGCGCGCTTCACCGAACTCAACACCGCCTATACGGAGAAGTTCGGCTTCCCCTTCATCATCGCCGTGAAGGGGCTCGACAAGGACGACATCCTCGGCGCCTTCGAGCGCCGCATCGGCAACAGCCTCGAGGAAGAGTTCGAGACTGCGTGCGCCCAGGTGGAACGCATCGCCAGCCTTCGGCTTGCGGCACTCTTGCCGGAAGGTTGA
- the puuE gene encoding allantoinase PuuE: protein MSSKDYPRNLVGYGRNPPDPKWPGGAHVAVQFVINYEEGGESCILDGDPASENLLSEIVGAQPWPNQRNLNMESIYEYGSRAGFWRLWRMFTELKVQTTVYGVTLAMARNPEAVAAMKEAGWEIASHGYRWLEYKDFPEDREREHIREAVRLHTELTGERPLGMYQGKPSDNTLRLVMEEGGFLYSSDSYADDLPYWVPGVEWKPFLIIPYTLETNDMRFATPQGFNSGDQFYTYLKDAFDVLYREGQEGAPKMMSVGLHCRLVGRPGRAAALRRFIEYVLYHDKVWIPQRIEIARHWHEHHKPGDAS, encoded by the coding sequence ATGTCGTCGAAGGACTACCCTCGCAATCTCGTCGGTTATGGCCGCAACCCTCCCGATCCGAAATGGCCGGGCGGCGCCCATGTCGCCGTCCAGTTCGTGATCAACTACGAGGAGGGCGGCGAAAGCTGCATTCTCGACGGGGATCCCGCCTCGGAAAATCTGCTGTCCGAAATAGTCGGTGCGCAACCCTGGCCAAACCAGCGCAACCTCAACATGGAATCGATCTACGAATACGGTTCCCGCGCCGGCTTCTGGCGGCTGTGGCGCATGTTCACCGAGCTCAAGGTGCAGACGACGGTCTACGGTGTCACGCTTGCCATGGCGCGCAACCCGGAAGCGGTCGCGGCGATGAAGGAAGCCGGCTGGGAAATCGCCAGCCACGGCTACCGCTGGCTCGAATACAAGGACTTTCCGGAGGACAGGGAGCGCGAGCATATACGCGAGGCGGTCCGCCTCCACACGGAGCTGACGGGCGAGCGCCCTCTCGGCATGTACCAAGGCAAACCGTCTGACAACACGCTTAGGCTCGTCATGGAGGAGGGCGGTTTCCTCTACTCCTCCGACTCCTATGCCGATGATCTGCCCTACTGGGTGCCGGGGGTCGAATGGAAGCCATTCCTGATCATCCCCTATACGCTGGAAACCAACGACATGCGCTTCGCAACGCCCCAGGGCTTCAACTCCGGCGATCAGTTCTACACCTACCTCAAGGATGCCTTCGACGTGCTCTACAGGGAAGGCCAGGAGGGTGCGCCGAAGATGATGTCGGTGGGCCTCCACTGCCGCCTCGTCGGTCGCCCCGGTCGCGCCGCGGCCCTTCGCCGCTTCATCGAATACGTGCTCTACCACGACAAGGTCTGGATTCCGCAGCGGATCGAGATCGCCCGCCACTGGCACGAACATCACAAGCCAGGAGATGCCTCATGA